CATAAACTGGATGAAAATCCAGATCAGTCCCCACATACAAACTGGTCAACTCATAGCTGTGAAAACTGTGATAATAATGATTTGAAATCAATATGTAAAAGAAACAATTTGACTGGACAATTCTTTATTATCATTTCCCTTTTTAATCAGCTAAGGAAAAAACTTTATGCTACTTCTCAAACTTATCCTCCAATACCAACTGTGTGCTGCCACAGCGATTGGTAGATGACTGCAAAAAAGTAAATTACCGCAAACTCAGAATAAGTGGTGGCAACTGAATTTACGCTGAGATTATGCTGTGGGGTGGAGATGGCGGACGCACCACTCATTGCTGTTGCATTTAGGTGAGAAATATTCTCTTTGTTCCTTTCAATCAGACCAAGACGTGGGGGCTTTGTAGCTGAATGCCCTGGTGTACGCAGAGATTGCCCTGGCTAAGAAGAGCAGGAAAGGAACGAGTTAGATTGGAAATACTGAAAACACCACCACTAAAAAACATTCTTTTTATATTTGATTCCCTCCCTTTCCCAGCAAAGACTAGCAAGACAAAGAAAAGGTCAGTATTTGAAATTATATCACTCGAGTCTTAACCCAAGGTCGAGATTAATAGTGGGCACAAACAGCAAAGTAACTTCTGTAGTtgtcaattatttttaaaattcagaataTATTCTAATAATTGGAGGCATTGAATTCTTTAATTGTGATCTTAGTCATAAACAGACACCTGGCTGCATATTTACCCAGAAAGCAAAATAAGACATGCAGACTGGTGACTGACCTTGCGTCCAGACAGTGGGGGTCgggtgatgggtgagtaacaGATGCTACCGCCAATGGCAGAGCGGAGGGTGCTGTTTGGGGTGGTGATCGACGTACCATTTAGCTAAGACAAAGCCAGAAAGAGGAGGAAATATTAATGCAAAGGTCTGTGCGGCAAAAAGTGTAACAGCACATCAAGCACAAACTAGGTTTTAGTGGCAACACAGAATTCCCATTTAAAAACACATCCAAAGCTTAGACTTGTAGCTCAGCAGAAGCAACACAGGATGACAAACAGTGCTCTTGTATGATCCATGCTTTGCAACTCAACAAACATGCAGGGATATCCTAATTTTTAATTGCCACAATGTGAAGCACAAAAAGCGTGAATTTTAACAATTGATGATTATGGATATTTTGGAGTAATGCAAAGCAATAAGTGACTCAACCTCAGTAGATTTAGTCAGAATTTGAATTTCTTACTATTACTGGCTCAATAACAGATACATTGAGTCAGATAGATGCAAACACAGAACTTTTATCAGTAGTCATTCATATGGAAGATACTAATATGCAACCCACACCAAAGCTGTCAATGACCAGCAGGCTTGTGCGAATACGTAATTTCCAAAATTgaaaataacttgtatttattacTCAGTGAATATGCATCTAGTGCGCGGTCAAAAAGGTCAAGATAACAACAGTTTTTGAATGTTCTTACCTTCCGTAATTTCCCTGGGGTATTTAGTGTATTAAGCCGTCGCTTGCTTGGAGTTTTGGGGGCACTTCCATACAGCATTTCTTCTTCAATCAGCTTGCTCTTTTTCAGTTGCTGCAGTACAGACAACATCCTGTTATCTCCCAATCACCTGCTGTCATTGCATGGGATTTTGATACAATATCTGATCATCTTTGGATTCTATAATGGCTATGATTAAGTGGAATGAATGAGAGTCTGTTTCCTAAATGTCCAGTCCAGTGGGAACAGATTCCTTCACCTCTGGGGACTGAGTGTTCCACTGGAGGAGATTAAAAAGCCTCTTAGGCCCTGGAAAAAGAGTTAAACTCTCGAGGGAAGCCTGAAGCAATTCAGTGAAGATGTGCGAAACAACATTCAATGTCAGGTCTAGTTGCACACTACATCAGCATATTATTCAATTTTTCGTCAGCACTTTGCAGACTTAATCTCAGTTAGATTTTTTTTGCAGAAGGGAAGGAACTGTTCCTTCCTAAAGGCTAACTCGGAAGTAACACTGGCAAAGATCCAAGGATAAACCCATATCACTTAACAGCATAAGAacaaagttaagttaaagttcaACCTCACCCGTTCTTGTTTCTCTCGCTCTTTTTCCAATCTATGCAACTCCCATTGTTCTGTCACATAATCCATAAAATTTtgtccattgacctgaaactgggAATGATGCTCCTGCTCCCAAGCATCAATCTGAACTTTCAACTCTTCTTCCAGCTAAAATAAAAGGTAATTTGTTAATTTCCTTTCAGAAAACGTAAAGTCCTTTTTATAGATTTAACTGAAATATTGCCCTGCATCTCAGATGTTATTATTTGGCTTGCGATTGAGCTTTTAATGAGGTAATCTGCTTCCAAGACAGGCAAATTGAAATATTTCAGTGGTAAAAGACATCAGGAAATGATTTAATTCAATAAACAAATCAAAGCTATTGCACAAGTACAAAAACACTAATGAAATGTTGGCTTTTGATAAGATGGTTGGAAGACACGCAGCATGACTTCAGTTATACAAAGACTTCACCTGGGACATTATATTCTGTTCCGGGCACTGCATTGCAAAGTATAAATTGGCCTTAGAGGATAGGTAGACAAAAGTAATTTGTTCTGCCAGGACATATCAGAATAAGGAGACAATCACACAAAGTAGAGCTAGGACAGTCAGGCATGAAATCAGCAAACACAAAAGGGCAGTGGAAGTGTAAAACTCTTCCAAAGGTTAGTAAATGTGGAGTCAAATTAAAATTTcaggatggggtggcacagtggttagcacagctgctagcaccagggtcccaggttcaattccaggcttgggtcactgtctgtgtggagtttgcacgttctccccatgtctgcgtgggtttcctcccacagtccaaagatgtgcgggttgattggccatgctaaattgtctgttggcatcgggattagcagggtaaaatgtgtggggttgcgggaataggatttgggtgggattgtggtcgatgcaaactcgatgggccaaatagcctccttctgtactgtactgtagggattctatgatatgtagaCTTTCATTTCATAAAGTTTATAaagttaaataaagtttatttattagcatcacaatttggcttacattaacactgcaatgaaggcactgtgaaaatcccctagtcaccacactccggcacctgttcgggtacactgagggagaatttagcatggtcaacgcacttaaccagcacatctttcagactgggaggaaaccggagcacccgaaggaattccacgcaaacacaggcagaatgtgcagagagtgaccagaggccggaatcaaaccctggtccctggcactgtgaggcagcagtacaaaccactgtgccaccgtgttgcctatAAGCGATATGCTACTGCAGATGATATGCAAAGTCAGGTAAAAGGAAATTCCATAATCTAATTATATGACAGACCAGACTTAAATTATATATTTGCTGtatcagatttttaaaactaTGTGTTAGTATCGATTCCTGCTGAGTTCATTTTCAAATCAGAATGAGTCTCATTCAGCAGATACTTTTACTCGAGTGTTCACCCACTCTGCTTAAATAAAGACAGCCAATTTTACTGCAATGACATTGGTAATGAGTATCAAAGAGTGTCACTAGTGCCATTATTGGAATATTCACGTAAACCACGGTTTTTATATATGATATTTGAGACATAGACACTGCGTCACATACTTTAGGCAGCATTTTGTAGAGCTTTGTTCTCTGCTTCTCCTCTTTCAATAGATTGCCCCCCCGATTGGTGAAGCGGTTTGGGTCTGCTGCTTTCTTCTGCAAAAAGAACAGTTTAAAaatagtttcacttttgatgtctCCTTCAACCTGGTTAACCGAGCTGATCAAGTCAAAGTGGTAGCCTTGGGTTTGAGCAACAAGAGTAGCCTCTAATCTTGTTGCTCGAGCAGGAATTCCATCATTGGTAGGGGTTTGAGTGACAGTAAAATTACAATACAATCTGCTTAAATCACAATGATCTTAGTAACAGGATCCAAGTCCTAGTCTATATAAATTTTAGCATCTCACCTCAAAACTCAGATAAAGCTTCCAATTTTCTTCCCACTTGCAGACACCGTCAAACAGTTGCTGGTGTGTTTGGTAATACTGCTTTAGTCGATTGAGCTCCAGATTATGCAGCTGCAGCGAGTCCTCTGTGTAGTCCTCTTTCGAGAATgaaaaaaacaaataaatccAGTAGAGTTTATATTACACCAATCTAAACTAAATTTCAACAAAAATGCCGAATTTCAAGTTGCAATTTGGAGATTGTAAATATACGAGCCCAAATGCTGTGAAAAGTTTAATCCACTCAATTTCCAACACAAGAGGATTAGGTTTATGAATTATCTTAACACGAATTCCCAAAACTAGAAGAGAATACTAACATTCCTCCAACTTGATATCACACATACTTACCATTATTTTTgcccattcttttttttaaattccttatTTTGGTTACCATTTCTATTGCCTAGTGCTAACAATGAAGTACAGACACAAATTAGTTATTCTTTTCGGGGacagcacgatgacacagtggttagcatggctgcctcagagccagcgatccgggttcaattccggccttgggtcactgtctgtgtggagtttgcacattctccccgtgtctgcatgggtttcctccaggttctccggtttcctcccacactccaaagatgtgcaggtttggttgactggccatgccaaattgcctgttagtgtcaggggattatcagggtaaatacatggggtcccaaggatagggcttgggtgggattgttgtcagtccaagctcggtagattggccatgctaaattgcccattggtgtcaggggattatcaaGATAAAGACAAGGGGTcccgaggatagggcttgggtgggattgttgtcagtccaggctcaaatggcctccttttgcactgttgggattctatgacttttccTCTCGTCATTTCCCTAAAGCTTAGATACACTGCAGTTTCAGATACCTTTGCCCTACTCTGGGACTTGAAGCATACTGGCAATTGAATGGAATGAGTCATTGCATTATATCAGATGAACATCCATTACATCCCCCCATCCAACCCAAATTTAACTTGCCAATATTGAGATGTGTACTTCAGCCAATGTTCCAGTTGGAAGTTGATATGAAAATGCACAGATCTTAACAGACCAACTGTTCTTGGAAACCAAGAGGCACTTGTTAATATTTCACTCATAATAGCCTGACGAGAGGATGGCTGAAATGTTCTGGGATCTGAATGACTTAATTTTACACCCTGACAATTTCTCCAGTAATTGTTTGTGCAACAAACCTCGTTATGATGAAACATCTATCCTCCAATCAACTTGCTGCAATTATCTTTCTCCTCCCCCACTTTCCCAAACATTATACAAATTGAAATAAAACAGGGGAAAGGAACACAGCCTAACTGCTGCAGTACCCATATCCAATCAGATGCATTATGTTCTACACAGCTCATGGGAATACCAACTAAAAAGGTACAGCGTTCAACAGAAAGGAAAGCAGATACAGTGTTCAACAGACACTAAGCTTTAAACTGATTATTCCAAGCAAAATGAGCATTTAAAGTGAAAATTGAAACAAACCATCGTGGTACGGAGTAAATGCTTGCCGTTGTGCAGAACTGAAGAAACATTTCTCCCAGTATGTTGCCACCTCTTGTCTGATTGCTTCAATCACATTTTTCATGTTCTGCTGTTTCAGTACCTCCAGACGCTGCAACTCTATCTGCAACTGGACCACAGCATACCTTGATTACTGATTCAGCAATATGGATTGCTCCTCAACAAAATACCAAATGGAATCTAAACATCCTACTTTTCAATCATTAGATAGAACTACTTATTTAGACCAATTTTCTTGAGCAAATCTACTTAATTCTAATTGTGAGGACAGGGTGCTacatggtttggggggggggggggggggggggagatgtgcaaattgagagaggagGGAAGACTGAGCCTCAGTTCTGATCACAGTGGACCCAGCTGGACAGCAACAGTAGATGTGGGTAAGGTTCATCAATGGGGACAACACAATTGATAAGAGATTTAAAAGCCTGAGCTTTCACTCTACAAATATTAACATGCAAGTAGTTAATATATCTGAAATTTATTTTCCAAGGTGTTGAACACTTAATGGAAATGGCTAAATCTAAAAATAAAGTGTCATATAATCCATATGATAATCCAATAGGCTTTGTTGTGTGGCAAGGCATCTAATGGTATCCACTGTTAGTTAGGTTTGCTTCTGGATCCATTATCTTAACATAAATTTACCCATAAAATTGCTGAAAGTGCAGTGAGGAAAAGAGCAAGCAACAGGGCACCTTCTTAACTAATGAGATTTAATGGTTAAACAGAAAGGACCAAAGAGGTTCAATATCAAATCAGTTACAGAAAAAATGCCACTAAAATGGGacaaaaagaaaggaaaataattttaatttgattatAAAATCTAAAGGCTTCAAATTttaaaggaatgagactccacacttgtaatAGTTCAGTGCCAGAAAGGTTAACGTGATTAGTTACTTACAATTAACAGTTGTTGTAGCACTTGAACACATAACAGAATGCTATCAGCCTTACCACTATTTCAACAAATTCTAGCTTTGCTTTCAACAAAATTTCAACAGCTAACGAGGCACTACTTACTGCCTGCAAAGTCTTCGCTCTAGAACCAACCATGTGTACAGAAAAAGCATCACGCTCTTCGTGGGAAACCTGCAGCCAGTCCCACAGGTTAATTATTTGATCTCGCAGTTCTGAGCATTTGGTCTCATTCTGAACTCTCTTCACCTCCAACTAGAATGCAATGTGAAATAAAGACCCTTAGTTACCACAGAAAATACACGGACTATATTTCTACAACATTCAATGTCTTATTTGCAGAATACAAACTtgttaacttttaaaaatgcCTTTGAACTGTATCAACTCAATACCTGTGAATACTGAATTAGGGAATATTTTGTATTGGGTTAAGACTACCCCAAGTTTAGTTTATGCAACATACTTACAATCAGCAAAAACAAAACACTAATTTCAGTCAAGTTTGGATTGAACTCCAGGTCCTGAAGCCCAATAAAATAAACGTAATCCATGCACTGGTAAATATGGGCAATaacagcgacacacacatcccattaAAAGAAATTTTAAAAGTCCAAATCCTAGGTTTCTAAAAAGTTGGACTCAAATTCTAGAAACAAGCTTGAATGATTGTCAGACTATAAGTTACCAAATGAACCAAGTTAGGGAGTGGAAATTAATGAGTTTGCAtataaagatcagccatgattgtaccgAATgagagagcaggctcaatgggttgcaAGTTTTACCCCTGCCTCACATTTCAAGCAGCTTGCACTCATTAAATGATTGCTGGTTTGCATCAGCAAATATGATGTTTGATAAATGCAGTCTTAGATTCAATTTCCCTGAAGTGAGCTAACAGCTCCTGGCTAACAGACTGTAAAAACGTTAAGTGAAGTTTTGCGTTGACAGTAATATCCACTAACTGGAGTAAAAGATAAATGAAACAGCAAGTGATGAACAACTTGCTATCCCATAAATAAAACATGATAGTGTTATAGAATGGCTGAGAGAGACAGTTAACAAGCTGCACTTTTACCTCCAAAGGCTTCAGCCTGAACAGATACAGCGCAAATCTctcaaatttaaaacaaatacaCGGTACAAACATCAGGTTAAAGCAAATGTCTAAGCAATCACAGCTTGCAACAAGTATACTGAATTCACAAAGTGGGAATCGAGCTGAGAGCAAGACAGAAATGGTTTCAGTTCGCTGCCACATTTACCTTTTGTTGGCCTTGATCGTATTTAGTATTTCCATCTAATCCATCATTCAGCTTCATCTGCCTGGTCAGGTGGTCAAAAGACCCAGCAACAAAATTCAGCAAAAAAAATCCACATTTATTCCCATTAAAGACACCCAAAAATAAGCTGCTGATTTATCCCACAGTTACCTATAGGACTTTGGTATCACTCTTCTCAACAGTTCGGAAACAGTGAACTGAAGCATACAGATGCTCGGAGGATACGAAGGATTCTATAGAGATGTAATTCCATCACAAAGTTTTTTACATACCTGTTGAAGAAGCGTTTTCAGACCAACAATGTTTTCATTGGACAGACAGAAAGCATCctcatcttcacacacaatatctcTCTCAAAGCTGGTATCTGGAAGTTGATCAAGTTCCTCCATACAAagaattatttttttctttgtttcaaCAAACTCAGCCCTTCTGCGTCCCTAAAAACAAAATTGGTCTTTTATGGGACTTAACGGTTCATCCGCAGTACATGAAAATCTCAAGTTTAGTTTATACAGTATAGGCTGAGTTAAATAGTACAACATTTAACAGTGTTAAATAGTACAACATTTAGGTATATGTTATATCTTGATGAGAAAAAGGAAGCACGTCATAGGAAAAgggttaggccattcagcccctcaaacctgctctaccATTGAATTAGATCACGCCTGTTCTCTACATCAACCTAATTTAATCACTTTTACCCAGCAAAACACACtaagaggttaccattgaccagaagcctaACTGGACAAGCCATTTATACACTAgccacaagaacaggtcagaggctgggaattctgctgagAGTAACTCATTTCCAACATCTGAAAGCCGGTCCACCACctacacggcacaagtcaggGTGCAATGGAATACTGTCCTCTTacatggatgagtgcagctccaacatcacccaagactgacaacatccaggacacaGCAGCCAGCTTGGTCAGGAACCCACCTATCATACTGAAATAGTAATTCCCTGTGGCAGCAGGGTGTACTATATgccagatgtactgcagcaacttgccaaggctcctccaaacccacaatctccatCATCTAGAGAGACAAGAGCCGCAGTGGTaacaccatcaccaccacctgcaggtttccctccaagctgACTCAGAACTAAGTGCCATTCCTTTACTATggctcaaaatcccagaactccttTCGTAACAACACTGTAGCTATATCTCGCCAGAAACCCATTCACACAAAATCTCATGCAGGGTGAAATTGTGAACATTCATAGAGACTACACTTGCTCTACCAGCAATGCTGGCAACCCATGAACGAATACAAAAAACAAATCACTTTTACCCAGCAAAGAACTGTCTCAAAAAGATCTctagcttaggagagctaggagggggcatgagaagtccttggcgcgtcggatcaaggaaaaccccaaggttttttactcttatggtgagaaataaaagaatgacgaggatgaggttagggccggtcaaggatagtagtgggaacttgtgcatggagtcagaagagataggagaggtgatgaatgaatacttttcttcagtgttcaccaaggagagggaccatgtttttgaggatgagagtgggatacaagctgataggctggaggaggtagatgttctgagggaaggtgcattagcaattttgaaaaacctgagggtcgataagtcccctgagccagatgggatatatcctaggattctttgggaggcaagggatgagattgcagagcctttggctttgatctttgggtcctcactttccacggggattgtgccagaggactggagagtggcgaatgttgttcctctgttcaagaaaggaaataggaatgaccctggtaattataggccggttagtcttacttcagtggtcagtaagttaatgaaaaaggtcctgagggataggatttatgaccatttggaaagatgcagcttaatccgtgatagtcagcacggattcgtgaagggtaagtcttgcctcacaaatttgattgaattctttgaggtggtaactaagtgtgtagatgaaggcagagcagttgatgtcgtatacatggattttagtaaggcatttgataaggttccccatggtaggctcatgaagaaagtaaggaggtgtgggatagagggaaatttggccgattggataagtaactggctatctcatagaagtggagtgtggcttttgctaccaaataaacctgttggactttaacctggtgttgttaaacttcttactatctcatagaagacagagggtggtggtggatggaaaattttcagactggagaccagttacccgcggtgtaccacagggatcagtgctgggtcctctgctatttgtgatttttatcaatgacttggaggaggggactgaagggtgggtcagtaaatttgctgatgacaccaagattggtggagtagtggatgaggtggagggctgttgtaggctgcaaagagacattgataggatgcagagctgggccgaaaaatggcagatggagtttaacactgataagtgcgaggtgattcatttgggtaggacaaatttgaatgcggattacagggtcaacagcagggttctgaggaatgtggagaaacagagagatcttggggttcatatccacagatctctgaaggttgccactcaagtggatagagccgtgaagaaggcctatagtgtgttagcgtttattaacagggggtttgagtttaagggccgtggggttatgctgcaactgtacaggaccttggtgagaccacatttggaatagtgtgtgcagttctggtcacctcactataagaaggatgtggaagcattggagagagtgcagaggagatttaccaggatgctgcctggtttggagggtaggtcttatgaggaaaggttgagggagctagggcttttctctttagtgcagaggaggatgagaggcgacttaatagaggtttataagatgatgagggggatagatagagtggacattcagagactatttcctcgggtgagtgtagctgttactaggggcataactataaggttcgtggtgggagatataggagggatgtccgaagtaggttctttactcagagtggttggggtgtggaatggactgcctgctgtgatagtggagtcggacactttaggaactttcaagaggttattggataggcacatggagcacaccaggatgatagggagtgggatagcttgatcatggtttcggacaaagctcggcacaacatcgagggccgaagggcctgtaccgtgctgtactgttctatattctaaagaatgaattgatcagaatccATAGTCTTTTGCGCAGAAGGCAGATGACTCAGATCACAGCAGCAACACCTCACTTACACTAAAAGCAGTAGGGATTAATAGGGCAATTCAAAAATAGCATATTCGGTAACTTGGTTAAATGCAACTTTACAGACTTGGTATTTTGCGGCTAACTCTGCATCAAGATCTTAAATTTTTCTACCTTTTCCACATTAAGTGAAGCAATATGCTCACGAAATGCATCAAGTTGTTCAAGACTAGGAACAGCATCAGCATCAATGGGGTAAGCTGTTGTACAGAGAATGTCACAAAGCTCTTCATCTTGTTCTTTAAGGCACTTCAGTTTCAGCATCCTCTCTTTCTTCTGCTTTAAGAGGACCTCTAACCGTGTTCGCAGATCTTTCTCCAGTTGCAGCATTGTGCAATCCTCATCTTCAGGCTGCCACAGACAATTTTGAAATGTTAGTAAGAGTGGGAGGGTTGGAAAGAGAGAGTCTTGTTCCTCTTTTCCACAACCTCCTATTCAAAAACAGGTGATTTGTGATGACATTTATTCTTACCATACATAGATCCAGGTTGAGTTCCTGGCATACAGCATGCAGTTCCTTCTGGCACATGTCAATACTCTTTTTCAGCCGTTGTCTCAGATTTTCTTCCTCTGCAATCATCATATCCAATAAGCCCTATGTGGAAATGGAGGGGGATAAATAGCAGGCTTGTTTCAGATTTGGGAATCAGCCATCATTTGCTTTTTAAAATGCCACAGGCTGTGGGCACCACAGGCAACTGTTTACATGGTCGAATTTGTCCACATTCTGTTTCACCATAAATACACATGATGGCCCAATTAATTTTGGCAGGATTGTGTTGCTTAAAGCCACACACCACAGAAGACAGA
The nucleotide sequence above comes from Mustelus asterias unplaced genomic scaffold, sMusAst1.hap1.1 HAP1_SCAFFOLD_2113, whole genome shotgun sequence. Encoded proteins:
- the prc1b gene encoding protein regulator of cytokinesis 1b, with the translated sequence MRNFTSLCSDALATESVTCLNGALSHLRNIWEEIGIPEDQRLQRTEVVKKHIKGLLDMMIAEEENLRQRLKKSIDMCQKELHAVCQELNLDLCMPEDEDCTMLQLEKDLRTRLEVLLKQKKERMLKLKCLKEQDEELCDILCTTAYPIDADAVPSLEQLDAFREHIASLNVEKGRRRAEFVETKKKIILCMEELDQLPDTSFERDIVCEDEDAFCLSNENIVGLKTLLQQLEVKRVQNETKCSELRDQIINLWDWLQVSHEERDAFSVHMVGSRAKTLQALQIELQRLEVLKQQNMKNVIEAIRQEVATYWEKCFFSSAQRQAFTPYHDEDYTEDSLQLHNLELNRLKQYYQTHQQLFDGVCKWEENWKLYLSFEKKAADPNRFTNRGGNLLKEEKQRTKLYKMLPKLEEELKVQIDAWEQEHHSQFQVNGQNFMDYVTEQWELHRLEKEREKQERQLKKSKLIEEEMLYGSAPKTPSKRRLNTLNTPGKLRKLNGTSITTPNSTLRSAIGGSICYSPITRPPLSGRKPGQSLRTPGHSATKPPRLGLIERNKENISHLNATAMSGASAISTPQHNLSVNSVATTYSEFARELSKASKFDCRSRILNSTTTNIPT